Proteins from a single region of Apostichopus japonicus isolate 1M-3 chromosome 21, ASM3797524v1, whole genome shotgun sequence:
- the LOC139962450 gene encoding organic solute transporter subunit alpha-like — MGINFRRGTLDQYVMNCTDVTVTASDVYKAYLQNGWSTAIFCTTIIFAVLTYALYGYLSITIHKRTQFGPRRIFVVRLIGLFPIFSLTSLTGFLVPRASNIAKWGSSMYLAHTIYSFLLLLIDYYGGPQDMINTICRKPVSIARAPLACCFAPFLPEVQLDVKRFHLIRYLVLQVTIIRPTCVFLNAVMWADGVQEDSFVDPLVAGLYLQVVTMVSTLIAVYGLQIFYHASLEYLRQEEIRPKFAILQTVLLSTNIESFIFTLLARLDAFPCIGPWTSGSRTDVVYNIIVVHEMFIFLLVFALLHLRNRRRQTQGFGAVSRVEVEALPSKRSLSADQINEIAEDGDGLQSSAAIEYNLRNSRESVI; from the exons ATGGGAATAAATTTTAGAAGAGGAACACTGGATCAATACGTCATGAATTGCACCGATGTCACGGTCACAGCGTCCGACGTTTATAAAG CATATTTACAAAACGGCTGGTCGACTGCCATTTTCTGTACAACCATAATCTTCGCCGTTTTAACATATGCACTTTACGGCTACTTAAGTATCACCATCCATAAACGAACTCAATTTGGGCCCAGAAGAATTTTTGTGGTGCGACTAATTGGTCTATTTCCG atTTTCTCTCTGACGTCATTAACGGGATTTCTCGTACCAAGAGCTTCAAACATTGCAAAATGGGGATCAAGTAT GTACTTAGCGCACACTATTTATTCTTTTCTGTTATTACTAATCGACTATTACGGCGGACCACAGGATATGATAAATACAATTTGTCGAAAGCCTGTATCTATAGCGAGGGCGCCTTTGGCCTGCTGTTTCGCGCCATTTTTGCCAGAAGTACAGTTAGATGT TAAACGTTTCCATCTGATTCGGTACCTGGTCCTTCAAGTGACGATTATTCGCCCTACGTGTGTATTCCTGAACGCCGTCATGTGGGCTGATGGCGTACAGGAAGATTCGTTC gTTGATCCCTTAGTCGCTGGACTCTATCTGCAAGTAGTAACGATGGTGTCTACTCTCATAGCCGTCTATGGACTCCAGATATTCTACCATGCGTCACTCGAGTATCTCAGACAAGAGGAAATTCGACCAAAATTTGCTATTCTTCAAACCGTCCTTCTTTCAACGAACATAGAAAGTTTCATCTTTACTCTACTGGCTAGACTCGATGCTTTCCCTTGCATTGGTCCTTGGACATCCGGCTCACGAACCGATG TCGTTTATAACATTATCGTCGTCCACGAGATGTTTATTTTCCTCCTCGTGTTTGCTCTCCTTCATCTCCGCAACCGTCGACGGCAGACGCAAGGGTTTGGTGCAGTCTCCAGGGTCGAGGTCGAAGCTCTACCATCCAAGCGAAGTCTCTCAGCTGATCAAATAAACGAGATTGCTGAAGATGGCGACGGCCTGCAATCATCGGCAGCCATCGAATATAATTTAAGGAACTCCAGAGAAAGTGTTATTTAG
- the LOC139962441 gene encoding protein SFI1 homolog, which translates to MMLLYLLLQQIWTFQSSRYHLYLKIWRAWQVYVVRQKVKKAKASVALMQANFVILKRFFRNWQGYCVECRLKHARQMEAMEFRQRKILQKFFVKWLGSLEISRIHNQKDATAQRHWKETLERKMFSEWKRFVKLQRGEKLKISQAERFYEKTLTSKCLFQGFLPYILHRRDRLEAKALASQFYMDRLQSKTFHHWQRRLAVHQNILQKQEEIEALGRRSKLKRIIKHWKYYVKLCYNDRQNMRIAVLHHQGSLMQLAFSSLKLTVVVRRLKLLQNEQASDFHHKQTLLRAWTRWMRRIEDREESEMFEDTEKARDHFRQLTLKKTMVSWRQYLNWRQHRKNAYRTAEAHHQQDLCYRALCALAANVQGQEVKRQITDQSNQFYRYHVMNAAFNQWKETYHLSLERRSMERMAILHHQKNSMTAVFILWKNRTDDVLCGRDNMMAANRYFKRHLCRQHFDQWREFVQDTKERKVKEGTSIIHYNVCILRKVWTAWTKDTQRRRKKATSIRKAEQYNDFKILRLAMTHWKIYQTEVTTKLAISESKYNRIMKERMRLAFDLWRSNVQEHKKARQCQDVAESHHGNLIVSQSFNAWHRYTLTRAIKVQKQKDQLSEALEQLDREKLRRYFCDWRLLRRDHAAYRAAYKKATDHFHGKTMKDVFKRWKEFKQIQTRKLILHQQSTWLDVTRLEAKFFLLWKKHYVRSLRERSETNVALWHWSLVLQGKALVAWKSYVKTRREKKERIEGAMVLRHQRLLETGLRKWIMTADGLSQTRVKNLSEKQGKAASKSFLVVRRCALHWRQKTLMRRTREGGGIKEPSSDFWLGASFQISNSTSRPRPKWPDFLRSSLQDAGLWESVEESLSRPTRRELVDENETQSEQTREPYYEVSDTLDVTLPEGSVQSCDKRRTSHEKSSKSQNKSSGSCDDTLGDIQGHDVSFSSELNILGDKKLRTATEEKGEEEEEGNSVSLREPIIRLQTRRLLPPSAFMNMQSAFMNMQSEEVEQVAGTIKRKVSWSSKLQEVTSEASETQTEDEEFVKDVGKREKHFTDHRHHLEMRQDDSDDEEDEDDDYGDDSGGDHVESSNTATVTTKDKILALKNLLLEYQRLKNQVILLEDQRKALMFLLEEPGDGTREEYKLVQEDIQQHSQSLTAIKEQISSLMVEIGIQNS; encoded by the exons ATGATGTTACTTTACCTGCTGCTGCAACAGATTTGGACTTTCCAATCTTCTAGGTATCACCTTTACCTCAAGATATGGAGGGCGTGGCAAGTTTACGTCGTACGCCAGAAAGTGAAGAAAGCAAAGGCATCGGTAGCTCTCATGCAAG CAAATTTTGTAATCCTCAAAAGATTTTTCAGAAACTGGCAAGGATATTGTGTCGAGTGTCGGCTGAAGCATGCAAGGCAGATGGAAGCTATGGAGTTTCGTCAGAGGAAGATTCTTCAGAAGTTCTTCGTCAAGTGGCTAGGTAGTCTAGAGATTAGCAGGATACACAATCAGAAAGATGCTACAGCCCAGCGACACTGGAAAGAAACCCTCGAGAGAAAG ATGTTTTCGGAGTGGAAACGTTTTGTCAAACTTCAGAGAGGAGAAAAGTTAAAGATTTCTCAAGCTGAAAGATTTTATGAAAAGACTCTGACATCAAAATGTCTCTTCCAGGGGTTTCTCCCGTATATTCTCCACCGACGAGACAGACTTGAGGCCAAAG CTTTAGCCAGTCAATTTTACATGGATAGACTTCAATCAAAAACGTTCCACCACTGGCAGAGACGATTGGCGGTACATCAGAATATATTACAGAAACAGGAAGAGATAGAAGCATTAGGACGGAGGTCAAAGTTGAAGCGAATAATCAAGCATTGGAAATATT ATGTGAAATTGTGTTATAACGACAGGCAGAATATGAGAATTGCCGTACTCCACCACCAAGGATCCCTCATG cAACTGGCATTCTCATCGCTGAAGCTAACAGTCGTTGTCAGAAGACTAAAACTGTTGCAGAATGAGCAAGCATCTGATTTTCACCACAAACAG ACATTACTACGTGCTTGGACTCGATGGATGAGGAGAATTGAAGACCGGGAAGAAAGTGAAATGTTTGAAGATACAGAGAAGGCAAGAGATCATTTTAG GCAACTGACTTTGAAGAAGACAATGGTCTCCTGGAGACAGTACTTGAACTGGAGGCAGCATAGAAAG AATGCTTACAGGACGGCTGAGGCTCATCACCAACAAGATCTATGCTACAGAGCTCTCTGCGCTCTAGCAGCCAATGTACAGGGTCAAGAGGTCAAACGACAGATCACAGACCAATCAAATCAGTTTTACAG GTATCATGTGATGAATGCAGCTTTTAACCAATGGAAGGAGACGTATCATCTAAGCCTTGAGCGAAGATCGATGGAACGAATG GCCATACTGCACCATCAGAAGAATTCTATGACAGCTGTATTCATATTGTGGAAGAATCGAACTGATGATGTTCTGTGTGGAAGAGATAACATG ATGGCAGCAAATAGATACTTCAAGCGTCATCTCTGCCGTCAACATTTCGATCAGTGGAGAGAATTTGTACAGGATACAAAAGAAAG GAAAGTAAAGGAGGGGACGTCCATCATTCACTACAACGTCTGCATCCTGCGTAAGGTCTGGACGGCTTGGACGAAAGATACCCAACGACGAAGGAAAAAGGCAACGTCCATTCGGAAAGCTGAACAGTATAATGACTTCAAGATCTTGCGTCTAGCTATGACACACTGGAAG ATCTATCAAACGGAGGTGACGACAAAATTAGCCATCTCAGAGAGTAAATACAACCGCATTATGAAGGAAAGAATGAG ACTCGCATTCGATCTTTGGAGGTCTAACGTTCAGGAACACAAGAAGGCCAGGCAGTGTCAGGACGTTGCAGAGAGTCACCATGGTAACCTGATCGTGAGCCAATCATTCAATGCCTGGCATCGGTATACGCTGACCCGTGCTATCAAAGTACAGAAACAGAAGGATCAACTGAGCGAAGCATTGGAACAACTCGACCGAG AGAAACTAAGACGGTATTTCTGCGACTGGCGGCTCCTGAGGAGAGATCACGCTGCCTACAGAGCAGCCTATAAGAAGGCCACGGACCATTTTCATGGGAAGACGATGAAAGATGTTTTCAAGAGATGGAAGGAATTTAAACAAATTCAAACCAGAAAGTTG ATACTACACCAGCAGTCTACCTGGTTGGATGTTACCAGACTGGAGGCAAAGTTTTTCCTTCTGTGGAAGAAACAC TATGTCCGATCTCTGAGGGAGCGCTCGGAAACCAATGTCGCTCTATGGCACTGGAGTTTGGTACTACAGGGGAAAGCACTCGTCGCATGGAAAAGTTATGTCAAAACTAGAAGGGAAAAGAAGGAGAGGATAGAGGGCGCAATGGTACTACGACACCAGAGGTTGCTGGAGACTGGTCTCAGAAAGTGGATAATGACAGCTGATGGATTATCCCAAACGAGGGTCAAAAATCTGTCGGAGAAGCAGGGCAAG GCTGCATCTAAATCGTTCCTCGTAGTGAGACGATGTGCTCTCCACTGGAGGCAGAAGACATTGATGAGACGGACTCGAGAGGGAGGTGGAATAAAGGAACCGAGCTCAGATTTCTGGTTGGGGGCGTCCTTCCAGATATCGAACAG TACATCCAGACCCCGTCCAAAGTGGCCGGATTTCTTACGTAGTTCACTACAGGACGCTGGTTTGTGGGAGAGTGTGGAAGAAAGCCTGTCTCGTCCTACAAGACG GGAATTGGTGGATGAAAACGAAACACAGAGTGAACAAACTAGGGAACCTTATTATGAAGTAAGCGACACATTGGATGTGACGTTACCTGAGGGATCAGTTCAGTCATGTGATAAGAGGAGAACATCGCATGAGAAATCAAGCAAATCGCAAAATAAATCTAGTGGATCGTGTGATGACACTCTGGGGGATATCCAAGGTCATGACGTCTCATTCAGCTCCGAGTTAAACATTCTGGGAGACAAGAAATTAAGAACTGCAACGGAGGAGAAGggggaagaagaggaggaggggaaTTCCGTTTCTTTGAGGGAGCCAATCATACGGCTACAGACTAGGAGACTCCTCCCTCCGTCTGccttcatgaatatgcagtcTGCCTTTATGAATATGCAGTCTGAAGAGGTGGAACAAGTGGCTGGGACAATAAAACGTAAAGTGAGCTGGTCTTCCAAACTACAAGAGGTCACAAGTGAAGCATCTGAAACACAAACAGAAGATGAAGAATTTGTCAAGGATGTCGGCAAGAGAGAGAAGCATTTCACtgatcatcgtcatcatctCGAGATGAGGCAGGATGATAGTGATGACGAggaagatgaagatgatgattaCGGTGATGATAGTGGCGGCGATCACGTTGAAAGTTCCAACACAGCGACAGTCACAACCAAAGATAAGATCTTAGCGTTAAAGAACCTCCTCTTAGAATACCAACGACTTAAGAATCAAGTCAT TTTGCTTGAAGATCAGAGGAAAGCCCTGATGTTTCTCTTGGAAGAACCTGGAGACGGGACTAGAGAAGAATACAAATTG GTACAGGAAGACATCCAGCAACATTCACAGAGTCTGACGGCCATAAAAGAACaaatttcttcattgatggtagAAATTGGCATACAGAACAGCTGA